The Manis javanica isolate MJ-LG chromosome 4, MJ_LKY, whole genome shotgun sequence genome contains a region encoding:
- the UBIAD1 gene encoding ubiA prenyltransferase domain-containing protein 1, whose translation MASSSGPGEKINIQAGETAKAGDRDLLGDDCPEQDRHPQRSWRQKCASYVLALRPWSFSASLTPVALGSALAYRSQGVLDPRLLVGCAVAVLAVHGAGNLVNTYYDFSKGIDHKKSDDRTLVDRILEPQDVVRFGVFLYTLGCVCAACLYCLSTLKLEHLALIYFGGLSGSFLYTGGIGFKYVALGDLVILITFGPLAVMFAYAVQVGSLAVFPLVYAIPLALSTEAILHSNNTRDMESDREAGIVTLAILIGPTFSYMLYNTLLFLPYLLFSILATHCSISLALPLLTIPMAFSLERQFRSQTFNKLPQRTAKLNLLLGLFYVFGIILAPVGSLPRL comes from the exons ATGGCTTCGTCGTCGGGCCCGGGGGAGAAGATTAACATCCAGGCGGGAGAGACGGCCAAGGCCGGGGACAGGGACTTGCTGGGAGACGACTGTCCGGAGCAAGACAGGCACCCCCAGCGCTCTTGGAGGCAGAAGTGCGCCTCCTACGTGCTGGCCCTGCGGCCCTGGAGCTTCAGTGCCTCCCTCACCCCGGTGGCCCTGGGCAGTGCCCTGGCCTACAGATCGCAGGGCGTCCTGGATCCCAGGCTGTTGGTGGGTTGTGCGGTGGCTGTCCTGGCTGTGCACGGGGCTGGCAATTTGGTCAACACTTACTATGACTTTTCCAAGGGCATTGACCACAAAAAGAGTGATGACAGGACCCTGGTGGACCGAATATTGGAGCCCCAGGATGTTGTCCGGTTTGGAGTCTTCCTGTACACTTTGGGCTGTGTCTGTGCCGCTTGCCTCTACTGCTTGTCCACTCTGAAACTGGAGCACTTGGCTCTCATCTACTTTGGAGGCCTGTCTGGCTCCTTTCTCTACACAGGAG GAATTGGATTCAAGTACGTGGCTTTGGGAGACCTCGTCATCCTCATCACTTTTGGCCCGCTGGCTGTGATGTTTGCCTATGCTGTCCAGGTGGGGTCCCTGGCGGTCTTCCCACTGGTCTACGCCATCCCCCTTGCCCTTAGCACTGAGGCCATTCTCCACTCCAACAACACCAGAGACATGGAGTCTGACCGGGAGGCCGGCATCGTCACACTCGCCATCCTCATCGGCCCTACCTTCTCCTACATGCTCTACAACACGCTGCTCTTCCTGCCCTACCTGCTCTTCAGCATCCTGGCCACACACTGCAGCATCAGCCTGGCACTGCCCCTGCTCACCATTCCCATGGCCTTTTCCCTGGAGAGACAGTTCCGGAGCCAGACTTTCAACAAACTGCCCCAGAGGACTGCCAAACTCAACCTCCTGCTGGGACTCTTCTACGTCTTTGGTATCATTCTAGCCCCAGTGGGCAGTCTGCCCAGACTCTAA